A section of the Metabacillus endolithicus genome encodes:
- a CDS encoding sulfurtransferase TusA family protein, with product MNIDKVLDAKGLACPMPIVKTKKAMNELESGQILEIHVTDKGAKNDLNAWAKSGGHEFLKHVEEDQYLKFWIKKG from the coding sequence ATGAATATAGATAAAGTATTAGATGCAAAAGGTTTAGCATGTCCAATGCCAATCGTAAAAACAAAAAAGGCAATGAATGAGTTAGAATCTGGTCAAATATTAGAGATTCATGTTACAGATAAAGGTGCAAAAAATGATTTAAATGCTTGGGCTAAGTCTGGTGGTCATGAGTTTTTAAAGCATGTAGAAGAGGATCAATACTTAAAATTTTGGATTAAAAAAGGATAA
- a CDS encoding DsrE/DsrF/DrsH-like family protein: MTEKKKTTIVLFSGDYDKAMAAYIIANGAAAYDHEVTIFHTFWGLNALRKDETIQVKKSFMEKMFGKMMPRGAEKMGLSKMNFAGFGPKMIKDVMKKHNALPLSNLIEMAQEQDVKLVACTMTMDLLGLKEEELLDKIDYAGVAAYLADAENGNVNLFI; the protein is encoded by the coding sequence GTGACAGAAAAGAAAAAAACAACGATCGTATTATTCAGTGGAGATTATGACAAAGCAATGGCCGCTTATATTATTGCGAATGGTGCAGCTGCTTATGATCATGAAGTAACAATTTTTCATACATTTTGGGGGTTAAATGCCCTTCGTAAAGATGAAACTATCCAAGTGAAGAAAAGTTTTATGGAAAAGATGTTTGGCAAAATGATGCCTAGAGGCGCAGAAAAAATGGGATTGTCTAAAATGAATTTTGCTGGCTTCGGCCCAAAAATGATCAAAGATGTTATGAAGAAGCACAATGCATTGCCTCTTTCAAATTTAATTGAAATGGCACAAGAACAAGATGTGAAACTAGTAGCATGTACGATGACAATGGATTTGCTCGGTCTTAAAGAAGAAGAACTATTAGACAAGATTGATTATGCAGGTGTTGCAGCATATCTAGCAGATGCAGAGAACGGAAATGTAAATCTATTCATCTAA
- a CDS encoding rhodanese-like domain-containing protein, whose product MEYMNYIVMALFVFFILNRIIPAKGVRHISTVELKNELKDKNKQFVDVRTPGEFSGNRIKEFKNIPLHELSQKAENELSKDKEVIVICQSGMRSQKASKTLKKLGFTNVTNVKGGMSAWR is encoded by the coding sequence ATGGAATACATGAACTATATCGTTATGGCTCTTTTCGTATTTTTTATCCTGAACAGGATCATCCCTGCTAAAGGGGTAAGACATATCTCAACGGTTGAATTAAAGAATGAATTAAAAGATAAAAATAAGCAGTTTGTTGATGTGAGAACACCTGGTGAATTTTCTGGGAATCGCATTAAAGAATTTAAAAATATCCCTCTTCATGAACTCAGTCAAAAAGCCGAGAATGAATTATCTAAAGACAAAGAAGTTATTGTGATTTGTCAAAGTGGTATGCGAAGTCAAAAGGCTAGTAAAACGTTGAAAAAATTAGGATTCACCAATGTAACAAATGTAAAAGGCGGTATGAGTGCTTGGAGATAA
- a CDS encoding rhodanese-like domain-containing protein, which translates to MKQFTAKEVEIMLTQGQSVNIIDVREVEEVEAGKIPGSIHIPLGLLEFRMNELDKSKEYILVCRSGGRSGRAYQFLENQGFNVTNMTGGMLDWEGETN; encoded by the coding sequence ATGAAACAATTTACGGCAAAAGAAGTAGAAATCATGTTAACTCAAGGTCAAAGTGTGAACATCATTGACGTGAGAGAAGTGGAAGAGGTGGAAGCTGGTAAGATTCCTGGTTCTATTCATATTCCATTAGGGTTATTGGAATTTCGTATGAATGAACTGGATAAGTCAAAAGAGTATATATTGGTTTGTCGATCAGGTGGTAGAAGTGGTCGTGCATATCAGTTCTTAGAAAACCAAGGATTTAATGTGACTAATATGACCGGTGGAATGCTTGACTGGGAAGGCGAGACAAACTAA
- a CDS encoding sulfurtransferase TusA family protein, with the protein MNSLRTDLFVDAKGLACPMPIVRTKKAMNEIEAGQVLEVQATDKGSKADIQAWAKSSGHQYLGTLEEGDVLKHYLRKSSNDDTIEKKHPHVTSNEELEKKLEARENIVVLDVRESAEHAFNHIPNAISIPLGELEDRVSELDQHDEIYVVCRTGSRSDLASQKLASKGFVKVNNVVPGMSEWSGVTSTLTQ; encoded by the coding sequence ATGAATTCATTAAGAACAGATTTATTTGTGGATGCAAAAGGGTTAGCATGTCCAATGCCAATAGTAAGAACAAAAAAAGCAATGAATGAAATCGAAGCGGGGCAGGTTTTAGAGGTTCAAGCTACAGATAAAGGATCAAAGGCTGATATCCAAGCATGGGCAAAAAGTTCTGGTCATCAATATCTTGGTACGCTGGAAGAAGGGGATGTTCTTAAACATTACCTACGTAAATCTTCAAATGACGATACGATAGAAAAAAAACATCCACATGTAACAAGTAATGAAGAACTAGAGAAAAAGCTAGAAGCAAGAGAAAACATTGTTGTGCTAGATGTAAGAGAATCAGCTGAACATGCATTTAACCATATTCCAAACGCAATCTCTATTCCGTTAGGTGAATTGGAAGACCGTGTAAGCGAATTGGATCAACATGATGAAATCTATGTTGTGTGTCGTACTGGAAGCCGCAGTGATCTCGCATCTCAAAAATTAGCTAGTAAAGGTTTCGTTAAGGTTAATAATGTAGTGCCTGGTATGAGTGAATGGTCTGGGGTTACTTCCACCTTAACTCAGTAA
- a CDS encoding MBL fold metallo-hydrolase: MAVKAMTSKEVTKKIFNKEALFILDVRNEGDFQDWKIEGENFNYLNIPYFDLLDGVEGILESLPSGKEVVVVCAKEGSSVMVAEMLSEEGLDVSYLEGGMKAWSEHLEPVKIGNLKDGGEIYQFVRIGKGCLSYMVVSDGEAAIIDATRMTSTYLNFAKEMNATITHVFDTHLHADHISGGRVIAENTGATYWLPPKDATEVTFKYSPLEGGNTMTIGNTAIDIHAIYSPGHTIGSTSFVVDSSYLLSGDILFIDSIGRPDLAGMAEDWVADLRESLYSRYRELSEELIVLPAHFMIIDELNEDGSVSEKLGTLFAENHGLNIEDENEFRKLVTENLPPQPNAYQEIRETNMGKITPDEEKQREMEIGPNRCAVR; encoded by the coding sequence ATGGCAGTTAAAGCGATGACTTCAAAAGAAGTAACAAAAAAGATTTTTAATAAAGAGGCATTATTTATTCTTGATGTTCGTAATGAAGGTGACTTTCAAGATTGGAAGATTGAAGGAGAAAACTTTAATTATCTAAACATTCCATATTTCGATTTACTAGATGGTGTTGAAGGAATTTTAGAAAGTTTACCTTCTGGTAAAGAAGTGGTAGTTGTGTGTGCGAAAGAAGGCTCTTCCGTTATGGTAGCAGAAATGCTTTCAGAAGAGGGGCTCGATGTTTCTTACTTAGAAGGCGGTATGAAGGCTTGGAGCGAACACTTAGAGCCAGTGAAAATTGGAAACCTAAAAGATGGCGGCGAAATCTATCAGTTTGTTCGTATTGGAAAAGGCTGTTTATCATATATGGTTGTTTCAGATGGAGAAGCGGCAATCATTGATGCAACTCGTATGACTTCTACCTATCTGAACTTTGCAAAAGAAATGAATGCAACAATTACTCATGTATTTGACACTCATCTTCATGCGGATCACATTTCAGGTGGTCGAGTCATTGCGGAGAATACTGGTGCAACATACTGGTTGCCACCAAAGGATGCAACAGAGGTAACTTTCAAATATAGTCCGCTAGAAGGTGGCAATACAATGACAATCGGAAACACAGCTATTGATATTCATGCAATATATTCACCAGGGCACACAATTGGCTCAACATCATTTGTTGTTGACTCATCATACTTGTTATCAGGAGATATTCTCTTTATTGATTCCATTGGAAGACCAGATTTAGCAGGGATGGCTGAAGATTGGGTAGCAGATTTAAGAGAGAGTTTATATTCACGCTATCGTGAACTCTCAGAGGAGTTAATTGTTTTACCAGCTCATTTTATGATCATTGATGAGTTAAATGAAGATGGAAGTGTATCAGAAAAATTAGGAACTTTATTTGCGGAAAATCATGGTTTAAACATTGAAGATGAAAATGAGTTTAGGAAGCTAGTAACAGAGAACTTACCGCCACAACCAAATGCATATCAAGAAATCCGT